One window of the Tissierellales bacterium genome contains the following:
- a CDS encoding isocitrate lyase/phosphoenolpyruvate mutase family protein, giving the protein MDNKKLLRKTLDENEFLVLPGVYDCLSAKLAEKAGAKTVFLSGGALSVANLGKPDIGFLNLAEFSNTIEKITSTIDIPLISDADNGFGNAIHVGNTAKTFESLGLCGMQVDDQVLPQTTPTTNKEALSWALTAPKIKAIRKNVSEDFIIIFRTITNMTDGVDEAINRINRAKELGADYAYVDGIKSKEELEIVAKKSKIKLLINMNEKGVAANLPIEDIKKLGYRIGLYPVSTMAIAAKSMYDMLCDLIEDEHTLKHRDKMFNPVEVYNMMGLSTLTEEYLKMYDG; this is encoded by the coding sequence ATGGACAATAAAAAACTTTTAAGAAAAACACTAGATGAAAATGAATTTTTAGTTTTACCTGGAGTTTACGATTGTCTTTCAGCCAAACTAGCTGAAAAAGCAGGAGCAAAAACTGTCTTCCTTTCAGGAGGTGCATTATCCGTAGCTAATCTTGGAAAACCTGATATAGGTTTCCTTAACCTAGCTGAATTTTCTAACACCATTGAAAAAATAACCTCTACTATAGATATACCATTAATATCAGATGCAGACAATGGATTTGGTAATGCTATACATGTAGGAAATACAGCTAAAACTTTTGAAAGCTTAGGACTATGTGGTATGCAAGTAGATGATCAAGTACTACCACAAACTACGCCAACAACAAATAAAGAAGCTTTATCATGGGCTTTAACTGCTCCTAAAATCAAAGCTATTAGAAAAAATGTGTCTGAGGATTTTATAATAATTTTTAGAACTATTACTAATATGACGGATGGAGTAGATGAAGCTATCAATAGAATAAATAGGGCAAAAGAACTTGGTGCTGATTATGCATACGTAGATGGAATAAAGTCAAAAGAAGAGCTTGAAATTGTGGCCAAAAAATCTAAAATTAAACTTCTTATAAATATGAATGAAAAAGGAGTAGCTGCCAATCTTCCTATAGAAGATATTAAAAAACTTGGCTATCGAATAGGTCTATATCCAGTATCAACTATGGCTATAGCAGCTAAGTCAATGTATGATATGTTATGTGATTTAATAGAAGATGAACACACGTTAAAACATAGAGATAAGATGTTTAATCCAGTTGAAGTTTATAATATGATGGGTTTATCTACTTTAACTGAGGAATACTTAAAAATGTACGACGGATAA